The following proteins come from a genomic window of Nostoc sp. ATCC 53789:
- a CDS encoding esterase-like activity of phytase family protein: MAKNVIIMIGDGMGWEMARAASIYKEIQNGKTGANLSDFYTQGKGQGLNFQTLQGYGLATTYGTTIAGSNGVFSTSNSALDDTNPITGESQLRPGFTFDPTFNPGNTPAGGAKVSDGAVGNLVGYDPIRGGANPWTPGNDPEYIKYSYPDSANTATTLYTGVKSYNSAIGVDIFENPLETILKTANQVGKSTGLVTSVPIDHATPGAAAANVNRRNKYDGDYPALDNILQQELRVYQPTVLLGGGHPLSAPGDLLPSEVEPNTSNEYISQSTYTELSTKPTNNLYDYTFLERGENAAQKLAETAATIDPEKGDRLFGLYGARGQNGNLPVSSANGDYSTTGLDMFSVFANQGDNTKVDTTRPLLPGETDASFIAKEVNENPTLNDLTNAALDVLGKDPDGFWLMVEGGDIDWSAHDNNIDNLIGTTLDFDKAVGSTIDWINNNGGWDENLLIVTADHDHYLTLDGNFPTLVKNQGAEALTNLDTPAEVGHYWGSDPTVKYGWGTHTNRPVPVYYQGAGSEVLNSLVGKGYNAYGSDIPGIAGLNDQTHIYQTMFASIKPKVELVGFASLPADTYSDGPASGAEISANGRTGPFPGQPIQGFSGVQFANSNSLYFLSDNGYGSKDNSEDFLLRINRVDPNFKGTENGDGTVKVLDYIQLSDPNNKVPFQIVNEGTTGRLLTGADFDVESFVFDKDGTIWVGDEFGPYLLHFDASGKLLEAPIATPDQFKTLDGEAPKVIGHRGASGDLPEHTLEAYRRAIEDGADFIEPDLVVTKDGVLIARHEPALAILNADGTVNLSNTTTDVYDITKYPQFADRKKTVSLDGTEITGWFAEDFTLEEIKTLGAIQRLPFRDQSFNGQFEIPTLAEIIDLVKEVEAETGKKIGIYPETKHPTYFAEEATYVGTTEKINRNISEILIDTLKAENFTDPSRIFIQSFEVGNLKDLHDRIMPNAGVDIPLVQLLDAAGIELDGTLIESRPYDLRVSDDLRTYGDLRTPEGLAEIATYADGIGPWKRMIVSVKGTDANNDGLADDVNNDGTVNDADRTLVSPTTLVQDAHNAGLQVHPYTFRDEDLYLAADYKGNPELEFQQFFQLGVDALFTDFPETGDKVRDFLSDPQNNLVRSPQNPDVLSGDAFANLGGSKGFEGGAINASKTKLYMLLEGTVQGDTPGALRINEFDLASHKYTDKKLYYRLDNAANAIGDLAVINDNEYLVIERDGGQGASAKFKRIYKIDLSKADSNGYVAKEEVADLLNIQDPNDLNGDGKTTFDFPFVTIENVLVVDKNTILVANDNNYPFSTGRPGNDPENPVIDNNEILLLKLEKPLNLAPGLGQPQAEEINFGSTTSDDIIVQPNQTLFTGDGADFVEGTKGNTIQTGNGEDTVLAGSDSSVSTGDGNDQVLIGVNGPANNTNADGGAGDDEITVVEANGSNNLFGAAGADTLTVVEGSRQSSFGGSGNDTLTSNGSNNRLYGGSGDDKLFSSINDSLSGGDGDDVLFAGQQGGNRLTGGTGADQFWIANASLPISKNIVTDFTVGIDKIGLGGIGVTQFSALTLLQQGSDTLVKAGNTELASLVGITSTSLTANDFVFSASVI; this comes from the coding sequence ATGGCTAAGAACGTCATCATAATGATTGGGGATGGTATGGGCTGGGAAATGGCTCGTGCTGCGTCCATCTACAAAGAGATTCAAAATGGTAAGACAGGTGCTAATCTAAGTGATTTTTATACCCAAGGCAAGGGTCAAGGACTCAACTTTCAAACACTCCAAGGCTACGGTTTAGCAACTACCTACGGGACAACGATCGCTGGTAGTAATGGAGTTTTTAGCACTAGTAATTCAGCTCTTGACGATACCAATCCCATTACCGGAGAGAGCCAGCTTCGTCCTGGTTTCACCTTTGATCCAACTTTTAACCCAGGTAATACCCCAGCCGGTGGTGCAAAAGTCAGTGATGGTGCTGTTGGGAACCTAGTAGGTTATGACCCTATCAGAGGTGGCGCTAACCCTTGGACTCCGGGTAATGACCCTGAATATATTAAGTACAGCTATCCTGACTCGGCAAACACCGCTACAACTCTGTACACTGGGGTCAAGAGCTACAACAGCGCTATTGGCGTTGATATTTTTGAGAATCCTCTAGAAACAATTCTCAAAACGGCGAACCAAGTTGGTAAATCTACTGGTTTGGTGACTTCAGTTCCTATTGACCATGCAACACCTGGTGCTGCTGCTGCCAACGTTAACCGTCGCAATAAGTATGATGGTGACTATCCGGCATTAGACAACATTCTGCAACAAGAACTCCGTGTCTATCAACCGACGGTATTACTTGGTGGCGGACACCCGCTTTCTGCTCCTGGAGACTTACTACCATCGGAGGTTGAGCCGAATACAAGCAATGAATACATTAGCCAATCTACCTACACAGAACTTAGTACTAAACCCACAAACAACCTCTACGATTACACTTTTTTGGAGCGGGGTGAGAATGCCGCCCAGAAACTAGCTGAAACTGCGGCGACAATCGATCCAGAAAAAGGCGATCGCCTCTTCGGTCTATATGGTGCGCGTGGTCAAAATGGTAACTTGCCTGTCAGTTCTGCCAACGGCGACTACAGCACCACTGGTTTAGATATGTTCAGCGTTTTCGCTAACCAAGGAGATAACACCAAAGTGGACACTACACGTCCACTGCTACCTGGAGAGACGGATGCATCTTTCATTGCCAAAGAGGTTAACGAAAATCCAACCCTCAATGACTTGACAAATGCTGCATTGGACGTATTAGGTAAAGACCCCGATGGTTTCTGGTTAATGGTTGAAGGTGGCGATATCGATTGGTCTGCCCATGATAACAACATAGACAACTTGATCGGCACCACTTTGGACTTCGATAAGGCAGTTGGATCAACAATTGACTGGATTAACAACAATGGTGGTTGGGATGAAAACCTACTAATCGTTACTGCTGACCACGATCACTACCTGACTCTCGACGGTAATTTTCCGACTTTAGTAAAAAATCAAGGTGCTGAAGCATTAACTAATTTAGATACCCCAGCAGAAGTTGGACATTACTGGGGGTCAGATCCTACTGTCAAATATGGTTGGGGAACTCACACCAACCGTCCCGTACCTGTTTACTACCAAGGTGCTGGTTCTGAAGTTCTAAATAGCTTGGTGGGTAAAGGTTATAACGCCTACGGTTCTGATATTCCGGGAATTGCGGGTTTAAATGATCAAACCCACATCTACCAAACGATGTTTGCTTCAATAAAGCCAAAAGTTGAGTTAGTAGGTTTTGCTTCTTTACCTGCTGATACCTATAGTGATGGGCCGGCTTCTGGTGCAGAAATTTCAGCCAATGGCAGAACCGGGCCTTTCCCTGGACAGCCAATTCAGGGTTTTAGCGGTGTTCAATTTGCTAACAGCAACTCTTTGTACTTCCTGTCAGATAATGGCTACGGTAGCAAAGATAATAGTGAAGACTTCCTGTTACGAATCAATCGTGTAGACCCGAATTTTAAGGGAACAGAAAATGGCGATGGCACTGTTAAAGTTTTAGATTACATTCAACTGTCTGACCCTAATAACAAGGTTCCTTTCCAAATTGTGAATGAAGGAACTACTGGAAGATTACTGACTGGTGCAGACTTTGATGTAGAATCGTTCGTCTTTGATAAAGACGGCACAATTTGGGTTGGAGATGAGTTTGGCCCTTACCTGCTACATTTTGATGCCAGTGGTAAGTTGTTGGAAGCTCCCATTGCTACACCCGACCAATTCAAAACTCTAGATGGAGAAGCACCTAAAGTTATTGGACACAGAGGCGCTAGTGGCGATCTTCCAGAACATACCTTAGAGGCATACAGAAGGGCAATTGAAGATGGTGCTGACTTTATCGAGCCAGACTTAGTAGTTACAAAAGATGGCGTGTTAATTGCTCGCCATGAACCTGCTTTGGCAATTTTGAACGCTGATGGTACTGTCAATCTGAGCAATACAACCACAGACGTTTACGATATTACCAAGTATCCACAGTTCGCCGATCGCAAGAAAACAGTCAGTCTAGATGGAACAGAAATCACAGGTTGGTTTGCTGAAGACTTTACTTTAGAAGAAATCAAGACTTTAGGTGCGATACAACGTTTACCTTTCCGCGACCAATCCTTCAATGGTCAATTTGAAATTCCCACCCTCGCCGAAATCATCGATTTGGTTAAGGAAGTAGAAGCTGAGACAGGTAAAAAAATTGGCATCTATCCTGAAACTAAGCATCCCACCTATTTTGCCGAAGAAGCTACTTATGTAGGCACTACGGAGAAAATTAACCGAAACATCAGTGAAATCCTCATCGATACACTCAAGGCTGAGAACTTCACCGATCCCAGTCGGATTTTCATCCAATCCTTTGAAGTCGGTAATCTCAAGGATCTCCACGATCGCATTATGCCTAATGCAGGTGTAGATATTCCCCTGGTTCAACTTCTAGATGCAGCAGGCATTGAGTTAGATGGTACGCTCATCGAAAGTCGTCCTTATGATTTGAGAGTCAGTGACGACCTTCGCACTTATGGCGATTTACGAACTCCAGAAGGTTTGGCTGAAATCGCTACCTATGCTGATGGCATTGGCCCTTGGAAGCGAATGATTGTTAGTGTCAAAGGTACTGATGCTAATAACGATGGTTTGGCAGATGATGTCAACAACGACGGCACAGTCAATGATGCTGACAGAACGCTGGTATCTCCCACTACCTTAGTTCAAGATGCTCATAATGCAGGTTTACAGGTTCATCCCTATACCTTCCGCGATGAAGACCTGTATTTAGCAGCAGATTACAAAGGCAATCCAGAACTAGAATTTCAGCAGTTCTTTCAATTAGGCGTAGATGCACTATTTACAGACTTCCCAGAGACAGGGGATAAAGTCCGAGATTTCTTGAGCGATCCTCAGAATAACTTAGTGCGATCGCCACAAAACCCCGATGTGCTTTCAGGAGATGCCTTTGCTAACTTGGGTGGCTCCAAAGGTTTTGAAGGTGGAGCAATTAACGCCAGCAAAACCAAGCTCTATATGCTGCTAGAGGGTACAGTTCAAGGCGATACTCCTGGTGCGTTGCGGATTAACGAATTTGACCTCGCCAGCCACAAGTACACTGACAAAAAGCTGTACTACAGATTGGATAATGCTGCAAATGCGATCGGGGATTTAGCAGTCATTAATGACAATGAATATCTTGTCATTGAGCGGGATGGTGGTCAAGGAGCCTCAGCTAAATTCAAGCGGATCTACAAAATAGACTTGTCTAAAGCAGATTCCAATGGTTATGTAGCCAAAGAAGAAGTTGCAGACTTGTTAAACATCCAAGACCCCAACGACCTGAATGGAGATGGCAAAACCACCTTTGACTTCCCATTTGTCACAATTGAAAATGTTTTAGTTGTTGACAAAAATACCATTTTGGTTGCTAATGACAACAATTATCCCTTCTCTACAGGTCGTCCTGGAAATGATCCTGAAAATCCAGTCATAGACAACAATGAAATTTTACTGCTGAAGTTGGAGAAGCCCCTTAATCTTGCTCCTGGCTTAGGTCAACCTCAAGCAGAAGAAATTAATTTTGGCTCTACTACCAGTGATGATATTATCGTTCAGCCAAACCAAACCTTATTCACAGGTGACGGCGCAGACTTTGTAGAAGGTACTAAAGGGAACACAATCCAGACTGGAAACGGTGAAGACACGGTACTAGCCGGCAGCGACTCCTCGGTGTCCACAGGAGACGGTAACGATCAAGTCTTGATTGGCGTAAATGGCCCTGCTAACAATACTAATGCTGATGGTGGTGCTGGTGATGATGAAATTACCGTAGTGGAAGCCAATGGTAGTAATAATTTGTTTGGGGCAGCAGGTGCTGATACTCTCACAGTAGTTGAAGGTTCGCGTCAATCATCCTTCGGTGGTTCAGGTAACGATACCCTCACTAGCAACGGTAGCAATAACCGTCTCTACGGTGGTTCTGGAGATGACAAACTCTTCTCCAGTATCAATGATTCCCTATCTGGTGGCGATGGTGATGATGTGCTATTTGCTGGTCAACAGGGCGGTAATCGCTTAACTGGTGGTACTGGTGCTGACCAATTCTGGATTGCTAACGCTAGTCTGCCAATTAGCAAGAACATCGTGACTGATTTTACAGTTGGCATTGATAAAATCGGGCTGGGCGGTATTGGTGTTACTCAATTTAGTGCCTTAACTCTATTACAACAGGGTAGCGATACTTTGGTGAAAGCCGGAAATACAGAGTTGGCTTCATTAGTTGGAATTACATCAACTAGCCTCACAGCAAATGATTTCGTTTTTTCTGCTAGTGTCATTTAG
- a CDS encoding phytase — protein MVLNNTIRFSQFNASLNRSTQGQLATDLSTPNNAQAKAVAEIIQRNNPDVLLINEFDYSQEAVKLFQQNYLAISQNGSTPVDYPYFYIASSNTGIASGFDLNNNGAVVTTPGTAGYGDDAFGFGDFPGQYGMLLLSKYPIDTANIRTFQNFLWKDMPNALLPDDPTTPQANDWYSQEELAVLRLSSKSHWDVPIEVNGETIHVLASHPTPPTFDGVEDRNGKRNHDEIRFWTDYITPGKSNYIYDDDGKTGGIASGSSFVIVGDQNADPLDGDSYDNAIRQLLQNPGINTNVIPTSLGGSQQADLQGGANANQKGNPSFDTADFADTAPGNLRTDYVLPSSDLTITNSRVFWPLNTDPTFSPVGTFPFPSSDHRLVFADVQTGATQAGKTIPSVGFERQTTFVTGFIPDSVAGTVNGIPIPVGGLSGVTYDTINNRYYAISDDRSQVASARFYTFTTADSGVTFTNVTPLKDSNSNFFAINSLDPEGIALTNNGTVFISSEGEVNPTVGRVTNPFIKEFSLTTGQEVRSLLVPTKFLPVVQDTNSNGIVDAGDTQTSGVYNNLAFESLTITPDQKTLFSATENALFQDGLRASLTSGSPSRILQYNLVSGQPEKEYLYITDAIADVPNPSTGFADNGLVDLLAIDNRGTLLALERSFAQGVGNTIKIYEVSLQGSTDISFYDSLNNLSTEQIATIQPAQKRLLLNLNDLDLPNGTDNIEGITFGPKLADGSQSIVLVSDNNFNQSQFTQILTLNADLVPTAAPRLETRPDLLDDETLPVDQRADADDPAIYVNATNSADSLVLTSVKNGGLRVYDLSGNLLETVNPGGIRYNNIDLQYGFKLGNQSVDIAVASDRNNDKLAIFKINPNPSTPGQYLENITDSNIGTIFQAAPFEPPYSASTRSSYGLTLYRSPITNDYYVFTSRRETGDIAQFKLIDKGNGQIGAERVREFTVPTIQGRDPQTEGMVVDQETGFLYIGQENVGIWKFQAEPNGGTTGKLIDQVRDLGGDYLTDDVEGLTIYYGKNGTGYLLASSQGDNTFVAYTREGNNEYVGNFAVGNNGPIDSVQESDGADVINLPLGPNFPFGLFVTQDGSNEPATIVSDEGEEENISSNFKLVPWENIANAFPNSLNIDTTSYDPRNPVAQPKLTIYEFENLPKLGTTSENQDIFLGGFSGLYFQGFAANGNLKFVTNTDRGPNGEPDGVNRPFLLPDFQPEIVSFELNRTTGEISITNRTKLFRQDGTTPLTGLPNLQAVGNGLAYTDEIAVDLDNNVLANDPLGADLEGIVIAENGDYWLVDEYRPAIYHFDVNGKLIDRFIPQGTATAPNPDQPSGTFGTEVLPAVYAQRRNNRGFEAVALEGNKLYAFIQSPIDNPDVANDATSKASLNLRILEFDIVTKQVTGEYLYRLEGLPATDKLGDAVSLGNGKFAVVERDDNGTSAGNKLIYQIDLAGATNINNPANFTLPVGKTIEQLTSTELATANITPVTKSLIANAAQLGYTGVEKLEGLALVSPNTLALINDNDFNITGNTPAEKLGILELPNNLTVIEPTFPNGFGSSNSDTVNLEPGQFFSAGDGADFVEGTQDNTIEAGNGDDTVFAGSDSSVSGNDGDDQIFIGQNGPVQNTSADGGNGDDVITVIEASGSNNLLGAAGDDALTVIEGSRQLLFGGSGNDTLTSNGSNNRLYGGSGDDKLFSNVNDSLFGGDRDDVLFAGQGGGNRLSGGTGADQFWIANASLPTSKNIVTDFTVGIDKIGLGGIGVTQFSALTLLQQGSDTLVKTGNTELASLLGIISNILTANDFVFSASIVA, from the coding sequence ATGGTACTCAATAATACAATCCGCTTTTCCCAATTCAATGCTTCTCTAAACCGTAGCACTCAAGGTCAATTAGCGACCGATTTGTCAACCCCCAATAATGCTCAGGCAAAAGCTGTTGCAGAAATTATCCAGCGTAACAACCCAGATGTGCTGCTAATTAATGAGTTTGACTACTCCCAAGAGGCAGTTAAACTATTCCAGCAAAATTATTTAGCCATAAGTCAAAACGGTTCGACTCCCGTTGACTATCCCTACTTCTATATTGCTTCCTCCAACACAGGTATTGCCTCTGGCTTTGACTTGAACAACAATGGTGCAGTAGTTACAACCCCAGGTACAGCAGGATACGGCGATGATGCCTTCGGATTTGGTGATTTCCCTGGCCAATACGGGATGTTGCTGCTGTCCAAATATCCCATCGACACCGCCAATATCCGCACCTTCCAAAACTTCCTCTGGAAGGATATGCCCAATGCTTTGCTTCCCGACGATCCCACAACACCACAGGCAAATGATTGGTATTCTCAGGAGGAACTAGCAGTTCTACGCCTTTCTTCTAAAAGTCACTGGGATGTACCCATCGAAGTAAACGGAGAGACAATTCATGTCCTCGCTAGCCATCCCACACCCCCAACCTTTGATGGCGTGGAAGACCGCAACGGTAAGCGCAACCACGACGAGATCCGCTTTTGGACAGACTATATTACTCCTGGAAAAAGTAATTATATCTACGATGATGATGGAAAAACGGGCGGGATTGCTTCTGGTTCAAGCTTTGTGATTGTGGGTGATCAAAATGCAGATCCGTTAGATGGTGATAGTTATGACAATGCTATTCGCCAACTGTTACAAAATCCTGGGATTAATACTAATGTCATTCCTACCAGTCTTGGTGGTTCCCAACAAGCAGACTTGCAAGGTGGTGCAAACGCTAACCAAAAAGGTAATCCTAGCTTTGACACCGCAGACTTTGCTGATACGGCTCCCGGAAACCTGCGTACTGATTACGTGCTACCCTCCTCTGATCTGACAATTACCAATTCAAGAGTATTTTGGCCTCTAAATACTGACCCAACATTCTCCCCAGTTGGTACTTTTCCATTCCCTAGTTCTGACCATCGCTTGGTGTTCGCAGATGTGCAAACTGGGGCGACTCAAGCAGGTAAAACTATTCCCAGTGTGGGATTTGAAAGGCAAACTACCTTCGTTACTGGCTTTATTCCTGATAGTGTGGCGGGAACTGTCAACGGCATACCAATTCCAGTAGGCGGATTATCTGGTGTCACCTACGATACTATTAACAACCGCTACTATGCCATCTCAGACGATCGCTCTCAAGTTGCCTCTGCCCGTTTTTATACCTTCACTACTGCCGATTCCGGGGTGACTTTTACTAACGTCACACCACTGAAAGATAGCAATAGTAATTTCTTTGCAATCAACAGCCTCGACCCAGAAGGTATTGCTTTAACTAACAATGGGACTGTTTTCATCTCTTCGGAAGGCGAAGTAAATCCTACTGTTGGTCGTGTTACTAATCCCTTTATTAAAGAATTTTCCTTAACTACTGGGCAAGAAGTGCGATCGCTACTTGTCCCCACTAAATTCCTACCAGTAGTTCAAGATACCAACAGCAATGGTATTGTAGATGCAGGTGACACGCAGACATCAGGTGTTTACAATAACTTAGCCTTTGAAAGCCTTACGATTACACCTGACCAGAAAACCTTATTCAGCGCCACCGAAAATGCACTATTCCAAGATGGATTAAGGGCTTCGCTTACCAGTGGCAGTCCATCCCGAATTCTGCAATACAATCTGGTTAGTGGACAACCAGAAAAAGAATATCTTTATATTACGGATGCGATCGCGGATGTGCCTAACCCTAGCACAGGCTTTGCTGACAATGGTTTAGTGGATTTACTTGCGATCGACAACCGAGGAACCTTGCTGGCCTTAGAGCGTTCCTTTGCACAAGGTGTAGGCAACACCATCAAAATTTACGAAGTTTCTTTGCAAGGATCAACAGATATTAGCTTCTACGATTCTCTCAATAATTTGAGTACTGAACAAATAGCTACTATCCAACCTGCTCAAAAACGCCTGCTATTAAATTTAAATGATCTGGATTTGCCTAACGGTACAGATAACATCGAAGGCATCACCTTCGGCCCCAAACTAGCAGATGGTAGCCAGTCGATTGTACTGGTAAGTGATAACAACTTCAACCAGAGCCAATTTACCCAAATCCTCACTTTGAATGCAGACTTAGTTCCAACTGCTGCACCCAGATTAGAAACCCGTCCCGATTTGTTGGACGATGAAACACTTCCAGTAGACCAACGTGCTGATGCTGATGATCCTGCCATTTATGTTAATGCCACAAACTCTGCCGATAGCCTAGTACTAACCTCAGTCAAAAATGGTGGACTGCGGGTTTATGATTTGTCTGGTAATTTGTTAGAGACAGTTAATCCCGGTGGCATTCGCTACAACAACATTGATCTGCAATACGGTTTTAAATTAGGCAATCAATCGGTTGATATTGCTGTAGCTAGCGATCGCAACAACGACAAACTAGCAATCTTCAAAATTAACCCCAATCCTTCCACTCCCGGACAATACCTGGAAAATATCACCGATAGCAATATTGGTACTATCTTCCAAGCAGCACCTTTTGAACCTCCTTATTCCGCATCAACTCGCAGTTCTTACGGACTGACTTTATACCGTAGCCCCATCACCAATGATTACTACGTCTTTACCAGTCGCCGAGAAACTGGAGATATAGCTCAGTTCAAATTGATTGACAAAGGTAATGGCCAAATTGGGGCTGAACGGGTGCGGGAATTCACTGTACCGACAATTCAGGGACGCGATCCTCAAACAGAGGGTATGGTGGTAGACCAAGAAACCGGCTTCCTCTATATCGGTCAAGAAAATGTCGGTATCTGGAAGTTTCAAGCAGAACCAAACGGTGGCACAACTGGCAAGCTAATTGATCAAGTCAGAGATTTGGGTGGTGATTACCTTACCGATGACGTAGAAGGACTGACTATTTATTACGGCAAAAATGGTACAGGCTACTTGCTAGCATCCAGCCAAGGCGACAACACCTTTGTTGCCTACACTCGTGAAGGTAACAACGAATACGTAGGTAATTTTGCCGTTGGTAACAATGGGCCAATTGACAGCGTACAAGAGTCAGATGGCGCAGATGTCATTAACCTGCCACTGGGGCCTAACTTTCCATTTGGTTTATTTGTCACTCAAGATGGTTCTAATGAACCTGCAACAATAGTTAGTGATGAAGGTGAAGAGGAAAATATCAGTTCTAACTTCAAGCTGGTACCTTGGGAAAATATAGCCAATGCCTTCCCCAATTCTCTAAATATTGACACCACTAGTTACGATCCTCGGAATCCTGTTGCTCAACCCAAGCTGACTATCTATGAATTTGAAAACCTACCCAAGTTAGGCACAACCTCTGAAAATCAAGATATTTTCTTGGGTGGTTTCTCTGGGTTATATTTCCAAGGGTTTGCAGCAAATGGCAACCTAAAATTTGTCACCAACACAGACCGTGGCCCCAATGGAGAACCTGATGGTGTTAACAGACCATTTTTATTACCCGACTTCCAACCAGAAATAGTTAGCTTTGAACTTAACCGCACCACAGGTGAAATCAGCATTACCAACAGAACAAAGCTATTTCGCCAAGATGGGACGACCCCATTAACGGGATTGCCTAACTTGCAAGCTGTAGGAAACGGTTTAGCCTACACAGATGAAATTGCCGTTGACTTAGACAACAATGTTCTAGCTAACGATCCTTTGGGTGCTGACTTAGAGGGAATTGTAATTGCGGAAAATGGTGACTACTGGTTGGTGGATGAGTACCGTCCCGCGATTTACCACTTTGATGTTAATGGTAAACTGATTGACCGCTTTATCCCTCAAGGAACTGCCACTGCACCCAACCCAGATCAACCATCTGGAACTTTTGGGACTGAGGTATTGCCAGCAGTTTATGCCCAACGCCGCAATAACCGAGGATTTGAAGCTGTAGCGTTGGAAGGTAATAAATTATATGCCTTTATTCAGAGTCCAATTGATAATCCTGATGTTGCCAATGATGCGACCTCCAAAGCTTCTCTCAATCTGCGAATTCTAGAGTTTGATATTGTCACCAAGCAGGTAACAGGAGAATATTTATATCGCCTAGAAGGTCTACCAGCAACCGATAAGCTTGGCGATGCAGTTTCCTTGGGTAACGGCAAATTTGCAGTAGTTGAGCGAGATGATAATGGTACGTCTGCTGGTAATAAACTAATTTACCAAATTGATTTGGCTGGGGCGACCAACATTAATAACCCTGCTAACTTTACTTTGCCAGTTGGTAAAACTATTGAGCAACTTACCTCTACGGAGTTAGCTACTGCCAATATTACCCCTGTCACCAAGAGCCTAATCGCTAATGCTGCTCAGTTGGGTTACACCGGGGTGGAAAAATTAGAAGGTCTAGCATTAGTATCACCTAACACCCTAGCCTTGATTAACGACAACGACTTCAATATTACAGGTAATACGCCTGCTGAAAAACTCGGCATTCTCGAATTACCCAATAATCTGACAGTTATAGAACCTACTTTCCCCAATGGTTTTGGTTCTAGCAACAGCGATACTGTCAATCTTGAGCCAGGACAATTCTTTAGTGCAGGTGATGGAGCAGACTTTGTAGAAGGTACTCAAGATAACACAATCGAAGCTGGAAATGGTGATGACACTGTGTTTGCAGGCAGTGACTCTTCAGTTTCCGGGAATGACGGTGATGATCAGATATTTATTGGTCAAAACGGCCCAGTTCAAAATACCAGTGCTGATGGTGGCAATGGTGATGATGTTATTACCGTAATAGAAGCCAGTGGTAGTAATAATTTGTTAGGGGCAGCAGGTGATGATGCTCTCACAGTAATTGAAGGTTCTCGCCAATTATTATTTGGTGGCTCAGGTAACGACACCCTCACGAGTAACGGTAGCAATAACCGTCTCTACGGTGGTTCTGGAGATGACAAACTCTTCTCTAATGTCAATGATTCGCTATTTGGTGGCGATCGCGATGATGTACTATTTGCTGGTCAAGGTGGTGGTAATCGCCTCAGTGGTGGTACTGGTGCTGACCAATTTTGGATTGCTAACGCCAGTTTGCCAACTAGCAAGAACATTGTGACTGATTTTACAGTTGGCATTGATAAAATTGGGCTTGGCGGTATTGGTGTTACTCAGTTTAGTGCCCTGACACTATTACAACAGGGTAGTGACACCTTAGTGAAAACCGGAAATACAGAGTTGGCTTCATTGTTGGGAATTATATCAAATATTCTCACAGCAAATGACTTCGTTTTCTCTGCCAGTATTGTGGCTTAA
- a CDS encoding COP23 domain-containing protein, whose amino-acid sequence MSSQLLRLISLGSIGLSLCLGNSAAMAQYDSTGDGVVVPTVPSGGTSAPVPIDTSTGIPPSPSSDGTTRFTCQTYNGQSTVMYQPQSQPGQFFPWAAPAALGGGWDAQRRCATIASRLELYRPDGLQELQTSVENNENIVCVTTEANPTCRIVLTVPRGKDPVVIRNSIFQNLTTADNGQQTIAVNTYGDRSSGGNELYNLGRTLLGSGNNRISSSRSGINLKPFLDRKDGGTGNNLRNGVAVRRQSQPNSVRLKPGNFR is encoded by the coding sequence ATGTCATCACAACTACTGCGATTGATATCTTTGGGTAGTATTGGCTTATCTTTGTGTCTGGGCAATTCGGCAGCAATGGCACAATATGACTCTACTGGCGACGGTGTAGTAGTACCAACAGTCCCATCAGGTGGGACATCAGCACCAGTCCCAATAGACACATCAACAGGTATACCCCCTTCACCCTCATCTGACGGTACAACTCGGTTTACCTGCCAGACTTACAACGGTCAGTCCACCGTTATGTATCAGCCACAAAGCCAACCAGGACAATTCTTTCCTTGGGCAGCACCTGCGGCTTTGGGCGGTGGTTGGGATGCACAAAGACGTTGTGCAACAATTGCCAGTCGCTTAGAACTGTATCGTCCAGATGGCTTACAAGAACTTCAGACATCTGTAGAAAATAACGAAAATATTGTCTGCGTTACAACAGAAGCTAACCCAACCTGTAGAATTGTGCTGACAGTACCGCGTGGCAAAGATCCTGTTGTAATCCGCAATAGCATTTTTCAGAACTTGACTACTGCTGACAACGGACAGCAGACTATAGCCGTTAACACTTATGGCGATCGCAGTAGTGGAGGGAATGAATTATATAATTTAGGACGTACACTTCTAGGGAGTGGCAATAATCGGATTAGTTCATCTAGAAGTGGCATTAATCTAAAACCTTTCCTCGATCGCAAAGATGGCGGTACTGGAAACAATTTGCGGAATGGAGTAGCAGTTCGTCGTCAGTCTCAGCCTAACTCTGTTCGCTTAAAACCTGGTAATTTCCGCTAA